From a single Raphanus sativus cultivar WK10039 chromosome 3, ASM80110v3, whole genome shotgun sequence genomic region:
- the LOC108844066 gene encoding dof zinc finger protein DOF2.5 isoform X1, which produces MLLYIVNTHHIRMRLLGFQDMMHVKPMEQIMIPNNNTHQSNATPDARPNTILTSNGVSAAGATVSGVSNNNNTAVVVERKARPHEKVNCPRCNSTNTKFCYYNNYSLTQPRYFCKGCRRYWTEGGSLRNVPVGGSSKKNKRPSSSSSNILQTTPSSLGLSTTLPDLNPPILFSNQIPNKSKESSQDLNLLSFPVMQDQHHHHHRGQMSQFLQMPKMEGNGNITHQQPSSLYGSSSSPVSALELLRTGANVSSRSGINSFMPSGPMLDSSNNMLYTSSGFPTMVDYKPSNLSFSTDHHQGMGHNTSRSDDHNDHHQGRILFPFGDQMKELTSSITQEVDHDDNQQQKSHGDNNNNSSSPNTGYWSGMFTNTGEGSSW; this is translated from the coding sequence GGGTTTCAAGATATGATGCACGTAAAACCAATGGAGCAAATCATGATTCCTAATAACAATACACATCAATCAAACGCAACGCCCGATGCCAGACCAAACACCATTCTCACATCTAATGGCGTCTCAGCCGCAGGAGCCACCGTCTCCGGCGTAAGCAACAACAATAATACCGCGGTTGTAGTAGAGAGGAAAGCAAGACCACATGAGAAAGTAAATTGTCCGAGATGTAACTCAACCAACACAAAGTTTTGTTACTACAACAACTATAGTCTCACACAACCAAGATACTTCTGCAAAGGTTGTCGAAGGTATTGGACCGAAGGTGGCTCTCTTAGGAATGTTCCCGTTGGAGGAAGCTCAAAAAAGAACAAGAggccatcttcttcatcatcaaacATCCTTCAGACAACACCATCCTCACTTGGTTTGTCTACAACACTTCCAGATCTAAACCCACCAATTCTCTTCTCAAACCAAATCCCTAATAAATCAAAAGAGTCATCACAAGATCTCAACTTGTTGTCGTTCCCGGTCATGCAagatcaacatcatcatcatcatcgtggTCAGATGTCTCAGTTTCTTCAGATGCCTAAGATGGAAGGAAATGGCAACATAACTCATCAGCAGCCTTCGTCTCTCTATGGCTCTTCCTCGTCTCCTGTTTCAGCTCTTGAGCTTTTAAGAACAGGTGCTAATGTTTCTTCAAGATCAGGGATCAACTCATTTATGCCCTCTGGTCCAATGTTGGATTCATCAAACAATATGCTGTACACTTCTTCAGGGTTTCCAACAATGGTTGATTACAAGCCAAGTAACCTCTCTTTCTCTACTGATCATCATCAAGGGATGGGACACAACACCAGTAGGTCTGATGATCATAATGATCATCATCAAGGTAGGATTTTGTTTCCATTTGGGGATCAAATGAAGGAGCTTACATCAAGCATAACACAAGAAGTTGATCACGATGATAATCAACAACAAAAGAGTCATggtgataataataataattcttCAAGCCCTAATACTGGATACTGGAGTGGGATGTTCACTAATACAGGAGAAGGATCTTCATGGTGA
- the LOC108844066 gene encoding dof zinc finger protein DOF2.5 isoform X2 — protein MDATKWTQGFQDMMHVKPMEQIMIPNNNTHQSNATPDARPNTILTSNGVSAAGATVSGVSNNNNTAVVVERKARPHEKVNCPRCNSTNTKFCYYNNYSLTQPRYFCKGCRRYWTEGGSLRNVPVGGSSKKNKRPSSSSSNILQTTPSSLGLSTTLPDLNPPILFSNQIPNKSKESSQDLNLLSFPVMQDQHHHHHRGQMSQFLQMPKMEGNGNITHQQPSSLYGSSSSPVSALELLRTGANVSSRSGINSFMPSGPMLDSSNNMLYTSSGFPTMVDYKPSNLSFSTDHHQGMGHNTSRSDDHNDHHQGRILFPFGDQMKELTSSITQEVDHDDNQQQKSHGDNNNNSSSPNTGYWSGMFTNTGEGSSW, from the coding sequence GGGTTTCAAGATATGATGCACGTAAAACCAATGGAGCAAATCATGATTCCTAATAACAATACACATCAATCAAACGCAACGCCCGATGCCAGACCAAACACCATTCTCACATCTAATGGCGTCTCAGCCGCAGGAGCCACCGTCTCCGGCGTAAGCAACAACAATAATACCGCGGTTGTAGTAGAGAGGAAAGCAAGACCACATGAGAAAGTAAATTGTCCGAGATGTAACTCAACCAACACAAAGTTTTGTTACTACAACAACTATAGTCTCACACAACCAAGATACTTCTGCAAAGGTTGTCGAAGGTATTGGACCGAAGGTGGCTCTCTTAGGAATGTTCCCGTTGGAGGAAGCTCAAAAAAGAACAAGAggccatcttcttcatcatcaaacATCCTTCAGACAACACCATCCTCACTTGGTTTGTCTACAACACTTCCAGATCTAAACCCACCAATTCTCTTCTCAAACCAAATCCCTAATAAATCAAAAGAGTCATCACAAGATCTCAACTTGTTGTCGTTCCCGGTCATGCAagatcaacatcatcatcatcatcgtggTCAGATGTCTCAGTTTCTTCAGATGCCTAAGATGGAAGGAAATGGCAACATAACTCATCAGCAGCCTTCGTCTCTCTATGGCTCTTCCTCGTCTCCTGTTTCAGCTCTTGAGCTTTTAAGAACAGGTGCTAATGTTTCTTCAAGATCAGGGATCAACTCATTTATGCCCTCTGGTCCAATGTTGGATTCATCAAACAATATGCTGTACACTTCTTCAGGGTTTCCAACAATGGTTGATTACAAGCCAAGTAACCTCTCTTTCTCTACTGATCATCATCAAGGGATGGGACACAACACCAGTAGGTCTGATGATCATAATGATCATCATCAAGGTAGGATTTTGTTTCCATTTGGGGATCAAATGAAGGAGCTTACATCAAGCATAACACAAGAAGTTGATCACGATGATAATCAACAACAAAAGAGTCATggtgataataataataattcttCAAGCCCTAATACTGGATACTGGAGTGGGATGTTCACTAATACAGGAGAAGGATCTTCATGGTGA
- the LOC108844066 gene encoding dof zinc finger protein DOF2.5 isoform X3, producing the protein MLLYIVNTHHIRMRLLGFQDMMHVKPMEQIMIPNNNTHQSNATPDARPNTILTSNGVSAAGATVSGVSNNNNTAVVVERKARPHEKVNCPRCNSTNTKFCYYNNYSLTQPRYFCKGCRRYWTEGGSLRNVPVGGSSKKNKRPSSSSSNILQTTPSSLGLSTTLPDLNPPILFSNQIPNKSKESSQDLNLLSFPVMQDQHHHHHRGQMSQFLQMPKMEGNGNITHQQPSSLYGSSSSPVSALELLRTGFPTMVDYKPSNLSFSTDHHQGMGHNTSRSDDHNDHHQGRILFPFGDQMKELTSSITQEVDHDDNQQQKSHGDNNNNSSSPNTGYWSGMFTNTGEGSSW; encoded by the exons GGGTTTCAAGATATGATGCACGTAAAACCAATGGAGCAAATCATGATTCCTAATAACAATACACATCAATCAAACGCAACGCCCGATGCCAGACCAAACACCATTCTCACATCTAATGGCGTCTCAGCCGCAGGAGCCACCGTCTCCGGCGTAAGCAACAACAATAATACCGCGGTTGTAGTAGAGAGGAAAGCAAGACCACATGAGAAAGTAAATTGTCCGAGATGTAACTCAACCAACACAAAGTTTTGTTACTACAACAACTATAGTCTCACACAACCAAGATACTTCTGCAAAGGTTGTCGAAGGTATTGGACCGAAGGTGGCTCTCTTAGGAATGTTCCCGTTGGAGGAAGCTCAAAAAAGAACAAGAggccatcttcttcatcatcaaacATCCTTCAGACAACACCATCCTCACTTGGTTTGTCTACAACACTTCCAGATCTAAACCCACCAATTCTCTTCTCAAACCAAATCCCTAATAAATCAAAAGAGTCATCACAAGATCTCAACTTGTTGTCGTTCCCGGTCATGCAagatcaacatcatcatcatcatcgtggTCAGATGTCTCAGTTTCTTCAGATGCCTAAGATGGAAGGAAATGGCAACATAACTCATCAGCAGCCTTCGTCTCTCTATGGCTCTTCCTCGTCTCCTGTTTCAGCTCTTGAGCTTTTAAGAACAG GGTTTCCAACAATGGTTGATTACAAGCCAAGTAACCTCTCTTTCTCTACTGATCATCATCAAGGGATGGGACACAACACCAGTAGGTCTGATGATCATAATGATCATCATCAAGGTAGGATTTTGTTTCCATTTGGGGATCAAATGAAGGAGCTTACATCAAGCATAACACAAGAAGTTGATCACGATGATAATCAACAACAAAAGAGTCATggtgataataataataattcttCAAGCCCTAATACTGGATACTGGAGTGGGATGTTCACTAATACAGGAGAAGGATCTTCATGGTGA